In the genome of Calonectris borealis chromosome 14, bCalBor7.hap1.2, whole genome shotgun sequence, the window ttcctcaaagatcatgtcctaagttaacctatcccacttataaaatgaaaaccacacctccactgctgaaatctccccctaccACATTAATCCCCTTACCCACTGAACACGCGTAGTTaatgttgagaatgacaaagcaaagtggtaatgagaaaattataataaccaATCTGTTTGTAGAATGGGCAGTAGTTAgctgattttaagatataaataaggacttgtttttGTATGTTGGCGTGccagctttgtggagttacctcCTATCACCCATCTCTGCACAGACACGAAACAAACAAATATCTGGGCtctgtgtgagattggcttattgcacaccagGTAACGAACCCCCTTTGAGGGACAACATGCTGAATTCATCCAGCGGGCTCAAGTGATGAGTAGAGCGCAGGCCTGCGCCTATTCAGGTCAACTGGTATGCAGATCACTAACTCCTTGATGTACAGTAGTTTTCTGTTTAAGATCACTGCAGCATGAACTAAAATCAATACCACTGGGTTTAGATCAACCTACTAATTATGCTGGTGAAGTCAGTTCCAACTTACTTTTGGAGTAATTCCATTTTTTGagttgatttatttattttcactgaataaGATCACCTGAAACTGAAATGAGCGTCCACAAAATAGCTGAAAGCCCTAAAGGACCTGTAAACCTGCAGTGTGGAATTGAACAGACTCTGGCAGCTTGGACTGTagtctgcttttgtttcctgcttAGTCAAAGACTAAGgctgaactgaaatatttttattccattacTGATGCAGCTGTGCGTTCCTTCTCAGTCTAGTGCATTTTACTCATTTCTCTTGGTTTCCCTACCTGTCTTCTGGTTTCCTGTTCATTCCTTCAGAAAGCTGAGTGCATTCTTGTCATGTATGAGTGGAAGGCATGTCTCAACAGAGAAGCGGCAATATATTTTATtgagataaaataataatttgacagagttcaataagttcgatggaatttaacaaagttttaaCAGTAGTTTGTTaaggttcaataagtttgatggcaagagTCACCTTATTAATTCCTTCATGGAAGAAACATAtgaaggaaaattgagttagaattgaGTTAGAAGGATTGACACAAAGAccggagatgcaaagagtaaggaggaccctcccgttgagtaatgaggttcagagtggacccccttgctttctaaactccttttggagcctaggtgtggctggatccaatcttaatctcagacttggtcaacagtttatgtctaatggaGTTATCCATACAACGTTTCTAATAATATTGAGTAGCTACATGGATTAGTAACATTTCGTAATATTAATtagcatgctatcagtcacttaccgaggatctgtcaTGGGTAAAGGATCTCTCCGCCTTGGGTAAGGAAGGATCTCTTAATCTCAGGTAAGGAACCTCTAAtcttgagaggcgtccctgctcaaggggagagtCACCTGGCATGCAGTCCAGCTGCAATTCAGGGAGAGCTCAAATTGGGCCCATCCTGATGGTAATATTTATAGGGTGAAGTAGTTGGCTGCTTGTAATAATATAGACAAGATAGGTGTCTTTGTTTTAGCTCTGGTATCTTGTTCTGTACTTTGGTTATCTTACACTTCTGGGTTTTGAAACcacctttcaaaatatttttcaagacacCTTCACTCCCCTGTGTGTGAGCCAGGGGCTTTCTGGCATGCAAGTTCATCCCAGGGATGTGAGGCCTCTTGCTCCTTAGTCAGCCAGAACCAAAGTACGGCTAGGGGTCAAGTGTATCACAACTCTCAGCTTCAGTGGGAATTcattgtttgtttattctgtacCATCTCTATGCTTAAAGTCAAGTACATGACTGTTATGCAACTCCTCAGTTCTAAAAACTTgaagatttttacatttcttaaCTTTTCTGACATATTTCTTTGTTCTTGGCAGAAAAGGTACAGTTTGGCTGTTGGTCCTCCCAAAAAGGTTCCAAAAGTCAAGGGTGTAGAGTCTGCAGCAGTGCAAGCATTTCTCAGacggcaagaagaagaaaaaagaaaaaaaggtaacagtCCAAAATATTTCCTATGGGAGACTTTCACTGACTCTTTGAGACTTTGCCACCTTATTCAAAGCTCTTGCAAATGCAGCTACACATCTGTTTGTGGAATTTATGCACATAAATGATGCTGAGCGAAAGCTGGGACTACGTAAGGACTAGGGATGTTTGCATGCTTTCCTAAAGAGTTAAATATTAATCAGCTACAGTAGCATTTACTGTTGGAGATGGAGAAGTAGTGAAGGTGAAGAGATATTGCAAGAAACCATCTGGACTTTTGGTAACTTAACTTTGAAAAGCTCTATCTGTGTGAAAAAATCGTAAGAGTTCCTGTTGTTGTGTCTTAATCTAGTGTATCAATACAGTCTGAATTTAAAATTTGTATGGCAGAGGCTTTGTTTGAGCCACAGTTTTTCCACAGTATTATATTTCCTTTAAGTAACCTATAGAATAAACTAATACTGCATTGCTTCTGATGTTAATATTTTGTTAAAGGTAACCAAATCTGATGGACTGGATGGCCCAGGGTATTCCTTCTCTCCTGGGCCAGTCATGAGcctgctccttttccctgctgccaGGTCCAGCCAGAGGCAAGAGTGAGCATGAATTCCACATAGGCATGCATGCACTCACACTCTGTACAGTCACAGCCCTGGACAATAGAATAACATAGGCAGGGGATGGTACCTTTACAGGCACCCACAGCATGAGTAGCCCAAACCATTTTCTAGGAATTGATGCTTTTCCTGAATCTTTCTGGTATTTGGCCCCCACTCCCTTGGTCTCTCCAGTATCTGGCGTTCAGACCTCTCATCTTACTCACCAACTAATTCAGCCCGAATTTTGTCAACAGATCACACACAGACTCAAGATAGAGAGCATACTTATGCAGAAAATGGCTAAAAACAGTTCAGTAAAAATATAGGACAGACTGTGGAGATAAGGCGCAGGACTCTACCAGACAAATGTAGTGACCAGCAGCTTGTTTATCTGTGGCTGGCTTCTTCTGTCTCCCCTACACCCCTCTACACATAGACTCAGCCTGTTTTCCAATTCTTATCCCCCCAATACTCTTtgattccttccctttcctcatcttccCTTACACATCTGACAGTAAATTCTGTACAGTCTCAAAATTCTCTTGCTCAGTCTCAGGACTCCTTCCATTACCCAGAGATCCCATAAGTCCTGTACCTCCTCACACAGTAATTCTCCTTAGTTTGCGTAGCATTCTGGAGAGCTGCTTGGGTTGAATCACCTTAGTGGGTTTTGCAATAGCAGCATTTGACTTAATCGTTTGCCTTTGTTTGTTGGAGTAACTGATTCAGGTGGGTTAGCTTGCCCTGTTGGCAGACCTCTGATCACCCGCTGGTCTATTTTCAATAGCTGTTAGCCAGATATCCTTAAACTACTGTCCTAAATGGTTTATCAGCTTggaagaaattgaaataaaaagtagtGCGTTTGCATAACtttctcctgattttcttttacagcattggaagaaagaagaaagaaagaagaactCTTGGCTAGACGTATTGAACTGAAACATGACAGAAAGGCAAGAGCTATGGCCTCGCGAACAAAGGATAATTTTTATGGCTATAATGGCATTCCTGTTGAAGAGAAGCCTAAAAAGAGGAGGACTTGCGAGAATGTTGCTCAGGCCCCAGAGGCTGAGTATGCAATAGAAGATGAAACTGAGCAACTTGAATACAGTCAGACTGAATCTGAGCATGAGCAAGAAGAATATGAAGAGAAACCATCCAAAGTTGCAGTGAAACCAAAGGCGCCTCCCAAAAGTGCACCAGCACCTCTGAACTTTGCAGAGCTTTTAAGGcttgctgaaaaaaaacaatATGAACCGgtggaaataaaagcagtgaaaaaggTAGAAGAGAGACCCAGAACAGCAGAAGAATTGAGAGAGAGGGAGTATTTGGGACGCAAAAACAAAAGAGTAGAAATGCATAAGAAAAGTGAGAAGGAGATTAAGAATACAGGGATATCCAGTTCTTCAAAAAAAGTGACTTCTCGGAAAGAATCTGTAAATGCAAAACTTAACAAAAGTTCAGTAGATAAACATTCCACACCAAAAGGCAGTCTGTTGTCTTCTATGAGCGGTACTGATAAGAAATCCAAAGCACCAGCATTGACTGAAAAACACTCACGGTCATCATCTTCCTCCAGATTTGATCAAAtggaaaaaacctcacaaaatgGCTCCTTAAAAAGCTCTACTGGTAGCAGTCATAGTAAATTACCTGTCAATGGTATTGGAAAGTCTGGCTCAAGCTCTCATGTGCCACCCTCAAAACCAGCGGCCAATGGGGCTCCGAGGCTACCATCGGCTAAAGAATCCAGCCTGAAAAAGTCTGCCCATGCAAAATCAGGAAATGCTGCAGCCCTTCAGCATGGAATCAACTCCAATGCAAAACGATCGGGCAGCAGCTTAGGGAAAGGAGGACCTGGACATCCAGGTGGCGGTTCAAGTGCAGGACCTGGGCAATCGAGCAGCAGTTCTGGCATGGGACCTGGAAGGCCAGGAAGCGGTTTAAGCCCAGGAGCTGGGCGACTGGGCAGCGGCTCAGCCGCAGGACCTGGAAGGCCAGGTAGCAGCTCAAGCCCAGGACCTGGGCGACTGGGCGGTGGCTCAGGCATGGGACCTGGAAGGCCGGCTGGCAGCTCAAGCACAGGACCTGGGCGACCAGGCAGCAGCTCAAGCATGGGACTTGGGCGACCAGGCAGCAGCTTGGGCACTGGCCCAGGAAGGCCAGGCATCAGCACAAACGCAGGACCTGGGCGACCAGGCAGCAGCACGGGTACAGGACCAGGAAGGCCAGGGGTCAGCCGCAGCACTGGACCTGGGCGACCAGGCAGCAGCACGGGTACAGGACCAGGAAGGCCAGGAGTCAGCCCCAGCACTGGACCTGGGCGACCAGGCGGCAGCAGCTTGGGAACAGGACCAGGAAGGCCAGGAGTCAGCCCAAGCACTGGACCCGGGCGACCAGGCAGCAGCTTGGGAACAGGACCAGGAAGGCCAGGAATCAGTCCAAGCACAGGAGCCAAGCGACCAGGCAGCAGCTTGGGAACAGGACCAGGAAGGCCAGGGGTCAGCCCAAGCACAGGACCTGGGCGACCAGGCAGTGGCTTGGGTGCAACTGTAAAACCGAAGTGTACTGTTGTATCGGAAACTATTTCTTCTAAAAACCTAGTCACGAGACCTAGCAATGGACAGATAAATGGAATGAGATCTTTTCAAGGGCATAGACCTGTGTTTCATCCACAAGGTAAAAAGTTCTCgagcaaataattttttcacttagttatttgtttggattttttataTATGTCTGAGTTGAGGTCACTGAGGGTCTTTGACAATTAGAGATGTAATTAGGAAGACTTGGACAAAATACCATATTTGCCTTTTAAAGAGTGCATTTAAGGGTAgaatgcttttttctgctttgcaactttttatttatttttacctatGCTCATGTTCCTTGAAATACAGGCCTGGGGTGTGAAGTATTACATGAAAGAAAACTAAGCAGCCTGTGATGGATATTGGTATACAACTGCTGTTAGAAGGAAAAGAATTGAAGGATTCACTTCCTGCATCGCTTAATTATGCTTAGTCTTTAAAATTTCGTAGTGTCTTAAATAACAGATGCTTAAAGCAGtacatgaaaattaaaaccaCACAGCAAACCTGTGATTGATACTTGTTTTGGCAAATTCACCTTATCAGTAAGCAAGCAgttctaaaaatgtatttctgaacagAAACAAGCAGCATGGACTCTAGCAAATAAGTGCCTAGAAAACCCTGAACAAGAACGTAGACTTGTGTCTGGTAGCTTCCTCAGGATGCAGTTGGTGATGCTGATATATAATCTTCTATAGCACACCTTAAAGGAAGTATTTCCTTTTACTGAGTTTCTGAGAATTGCTAGTTAACTTGAGGCAGAAGTTTTCCACCTTGAAGCCCAGAGCTGTAAAATGGCTGTGCCTAAGGTGTAACGAGAAGTACTGTTAAATTAATGTTATGTTAATATTATTAATTAATGATTTTTTCACTCCCTGTCATTTAGGTCTTGGAAGACCACCTATTAGTTACAAGAGACAAATAGaagacgatgatgatgatgaatatGACTCTGAAATGGATGACTTCATTGAAGATGAAGGGGAACCCCAAGAAGAAATATCAAAACATATTCGGGAAATATTTGGCTATGACCggaaaaggtaagaaaaatgtcaattttaagATATTGCAGAACAAGCAACAGAACAACAGAAATTAATATAGCtcaacaaataaaaatgttttagaaataggGGAAGTGCTGGTATCCAAAAATGGTTTTGCATTGCAGAAATTTAACAACATTAGAGCTGCTTCTGTGCAGAAGGGACCTTGAATTTTTCACACTGCCTGCCACGCTCTTCTGGCGAGCAATGAAATTTGATGCAATAGGACATAGTTGGAAAACAACACGCTGCTTCGGTGTCTCACCTGTATAACTCATAGCAACTCTTTGTTATTATTGGATGTTAAAATGCTTTCTATAGCAGTCTGCAGCATTTCAGAATTCATCAAATGTAGTTGCGTGAATATGAACTGCTAAATGCAATAGTGTTAGCTGTTCTGTAAGAGGATCTAACTTGGTATGACTAGGAACTGCTGGAAAATGAAGGCTCTTATTTGGCTTATTTAAATACTTCCCTCTTGTCTGACATTAAGGTATAAGAAAGCAAGCATTTTAAAGGCTTGTAACTTAGAttctttcaaaacattaaaatctgTATATAGCAAGGTAATTATTCTTTCTAAGAAGGTATGTGAATTCATAATTCAACTGTACATTATCATGGTTTTTTAGTGTGCTGAAAACTAGTATTTAATTTCCAGATACAAAGATGAAAGTGATTATGCCTTACGTTATAtggagagcagctggagagagcaacaGAAAGAAGAAGCTAGGAGGTATGCACAGATTTAAACTCACATAGAAAGTGGCAAGTTTGTTTATTGCCCAAGTCATGGGGCTAAGTTAGAGTGGATATTTGCTCCTTTTTATAGCAGAGGTAAATAAGCCTTACCATTTCTTATAAGAAAGCTTAGGTAAAGATGAAACTCAGCTAGCCAATGGTGGGTACACTAAATAGATCTTGTATGTTCTTTCTCATGCTTCACAAACTTTGCTTGGGAGGGGAACCCACCGCCAAACCAAAGCCAACTTATGcccaaaaatctttttaaaaatactttaaatttcaGTTGAAATGCTAAACCCTTCAATTTGTCCCAAACATTACAATATTCTGCTAGTTTGAGGACTGGAAggagatttatttgtttttatctatatacatgtgtttgtgtgtgtatatttctatgtatgtataaaaagtaCTTTGACAAACTTTTGTAATCAGTGATTTCAAATATGAAGGTTGTATTTACATATTGGTTTTGACCATTGGTTTTGGCCTCTAGACCTGCACAATTCTTATGTCGCTAGTATAAAACCTGGTGTTCataaactggttttctttttgttttttaatgtctgGTGGAACAGGCTTTGTGAAAGTTATAAGAGGTTTTTATAGATGATGGAAAATATTGGAATATACTGAGTtaccaaattttttttgttctactaAAATTTTTGTATTGTTATTCAGAAGGTGCCTTGAGCATTGGAAACTTGTATCTTTTTGAAGTTGTAGTCGGTGTCCTTATCCCTCCTTGCTCCTGGGGAATAGCTGCAGCTCGTGCAAAGCTATAGTCTGTTAAATGGAGTTAGAGGAAACAACTGGAATTTTACAGCTATATTGCTATTGACCGAATTCTCTGTTGAAGACCTAGAGTGAGGTTTTGCAGAGTTGAATACCTGGCTAACTTAACTACACATGCTAGCATAAAGGAAGGGGAGATAAGAAACGTGAGTAAAACTGAGTTTAACCATTTTCAATGCTCAGCTACTTTTCACTGAGAGTTTGGTTAAAAGCATTGTGACTCTGGAAATGAGGAACTTTTTCTAACCAAGCAAGCCCACTAAAATTATAGTTAAGTTCTAAGTCGAAATGAAAAATGATGCTTCAAGACAGAGTTTTATCACATAGATCCTTGATGTGTTTCTTCTATCCTTAATTTGGATGACTGCAGTTTCCTGAATTCAAGATGACTTTGCTATGCTTGCTTAGGCATAAAATCCATTTTGGAGCCTGTACTGGAGCAGTTTAGCCCGGAACAGTTGAATCCTCATTGTCACGTGGTTGAACCTCTTGCATCGAGGTGCATAGCTACACTGCTTCATAGTGAGCTATGGATGTACAAATGCACTTGGTGGGGCTGCAAATGAAGCAGTAGCTGATCACGAAATGGTAACTTTGCTACACCTATTCCTAGTGTCAAACTAGCAAGACTATCCAGCCCTTATTTATTGAAGAGGAGATCAGTGATTGCAGATGCTGGTTTAGGTATCACTTTCAACATATTGACTTCTAGAAGCTGAAGAATTTATGCAGGGACGTAGCTGGAACATGCTGTATTAGCAGAGTCTCTTCCGCGGGCCTGTTCACCAGTCATGGCAGCTAGAATGACTGAGGGTGGAGCAATGTTGTGCCTGGAGCTACCCGAATGGTGCCTCAAGCCAGGAAGTTGCGACAAAATCTTTTGCTTCTCTACTGCTTGACGTATCCATTCTCTCCCTTGCCAATGTAAAAGGTTGAGGTGGCTCTCGGAGAAGTTGATGAGAATCAGTCCTGCTATGACTTGTATGTAAGAGTTACATTGGCAAGAATTGATGGATGTGTTGCAGCAGcttctttttgggaaaaaaatgaccttttgtattaaaatcagtttttttcacaatcttgattttttaattaaagttttaaataatttttccctcAAAAGATTTAATTCTAATCTAATGATAAAATCTTGATTTCCTTTCTTACAGCTGTATTCTTgctgtaattaaagaaaatttatgATTGTTGAActgatttaaaatttttgctCAGATCAGCTGCAGTAATTTTAGGATTGCTTTTCTTGGGGGACGGGTGGAAGTCAAATTTCATGTTTCTTGAGTAGCAGTGTGTAAATGATTTCATCTTATTTGGCAGCTTGAGACTCGGTGTTCAGGAGGACTTAGAAGAATTGAGACGGgaagaagaagaattaaaacGCAAGAGACAGTCTAAGAAGTTGAGGACACGTTAACTGACTTACGGTGTTGACTTTGTTCATGTTTCTGCTACCCTCTGCCTCCATACATCTCTTATTCTACTTCAGTTTCCATTTGCTTGTTAGAGGgcaaaagaatatttaaagggATTAAAGTACTGAAAAGCAAGGCTTTAGTTTGACCTAaataagatatttatttttaatacttgcaAGGGTTGGttttttatgaagaaattaatgcacTAACGCATATTATTAAGTGGAATAAAATTAATAGATGTTTCCATTGATTAAACCAGTTCAAGATGCCAGCAGAAATATTGACTAGCTATGCACTGACTCGGAACTGCGTGGGCCCATATACCAGTAAACCAATTTTGCATTCACTTGAAAGAAAGGAATAGCATTCTTGTTCCCTGATATTTCTTGAGACTTAGAGAAATTGCTTTATATCCTACTCTGTCTCCCAACTTGAGCCTCAAAGTATTGAAATGTCATCTTCTGTACAGAAGCAGCTTGGGTGTAAATTCAGCCGTTGCCACAGATGTTCAAAGCAATAAAGTGCTGCATATTTTCTGATTTGAGGacccataaaaataatttgaaccTCTTTATTTCTAAACAGGAAAGTGCATGTCATTTGCAAATTGTACAGCTATAGATATGGCCAAAAGATTATGTTGGCTTTTGCTGTGTCTGGAATTCCAATGCCAATCTAATTCAGTATGATAAATACACACCCTGGAAACAGGAATTTCTAGTGTTTGTATGTAACTTGTGCTTTTGGGCTCAAGCATATGCTTGGGAATTCTTTTCCTGCCCTGTAAATCTTCACATTTGTTTaacagcttctgctgcttttacAAATTGTGTACGGTGCACAtgttttttcttgcattaaaCATCCGATGTgttaaatgatttaaaatgtgAAGCAGTCATTTATCTAATTAGGTTTACTATTTAGAAAGCACATCAGAATTAAGTTTTGTTAGAATGTATTTGCAGCTCTTCAATATTAACAGCTTCATGATAACTAGTTAATACTTGTGATTAATTTAATCAAACCAAAAATCTAAAATGTTACGTAAAGCAGGAGAGTTAGTTCAGTTACTTATCTTAATGCCCGTATTTGCACATTATTTCTAACTATGCacttaaagactgtttctttcaGTAACTGAATTTGTTTACGATCAGCCCAGGGTTCATGTAAGTCTACAGGAGTTGTACTGAGAGTCTGAAGCTCAAATCTGGTGTTGCATCTACTTTGATTTCCCCAGGTTGCCCTTCAAAGCTCACCAGTATCACTACTCAGCTTTGCCTCAAGCTCCAGGACTCCGTTATAGTACTTCTAGCTTCAGCTGCTGAGGCTGTTATGTTTTAATGCCAGAAGTACTTGGAAAAGTACAAAAAGGGCTTTGGGTGTttgttgggggggaaaaaaggtcaaggaataaaaaggaaaaattacctTGTAGAAAAACCACAAAGGCACCTTTCCTATCAGGAGGCTATTCTTAACAGTGCTGCTTCTAGGAAGCAGTTCAGATAGCAACCTGTAAGGATCTTGGAAGCTGCTGAAGTTTAAACATCTGACTCTTAAtgtaagaaaaaacagatttGCCTCTTTAAGATGTTTTCTGTCAATGGTGTAGCATTTCACTGCCTCAGTAAAACACTGACATGAGTAAGGTATTGGGATAGACTCTATAAACTAATTCAGTATTAGCTGACAGGGAGCCCAGATGAAGATACCATTGTTGCTCCtctgtatttttaactttctatATTAACTAACAAAAACTGTTTCTCAGTGTATGCGCTTGAGACCATGCAAGATAGTGTAACCTCACTGCTTGTCTAGAATGTGGTGTATTCACTCTGCTTCATTGGGACCATCTAAAATTTTCTGTTGTAGTTCCTAGAATTATCCATTCAAGACAATGAGCACTGGGACCATGAGCAAGTTACTGGgttcttttactttttaatccTTCTAAGCTGGAGAAAGGCTCTGGGCCTGTCAGCCCAGACAGCTATATCAGCTGTGAGCAACTTCCTGCctggttgggaaaaaaaagtttcttatgaagcaaaagaaatagattaattaaaaattgGTTCAGCTGGGAATTAAATCTGCATTTCAGATCAATATAGGTTAAATAAAACCTGATTATTTCACCACTTTCTGATTATCTAACCATGCAAGATCAGTTAAATTTCTTAATCTGTAAAGCACTTTGTCATTTGTCTTTTAGATGGTGACTGGAATGTACTCTGCTAGCCTCCCTAAGACACTGTATAACTGTTTCTTCACACAGTGATCATTGCTTAAATTTTGTCTATTTCGTATGAAAAATTATTCAAGGACACATTTGTAATTTTACAGTCAAGAAGTACTTTCTCATAATTGGCATAGGATGCTAAAGGTTTTCAAATTTTGTAcaaatgtttgggttttaatGTGTTTGCATTTGCTGCATATTTGTAAATCGGCTAGGAAGGAACTAAATTTTTGGGTTTTAATTCCTGACCTTGTATCCAAAAACATGTTTACTGTTTGCCAGATTAATAGTATTAATCTAACGAGAGTACTTCAGTACTTGTCCAAAGTGCATCTGAATTTGAGGTtaagaaaaactggaagaatGCTTATATTGGTTTATGAGGATCTGATGTTAAGCTAATGGTTTGATTGTATTTAATGaaattctggtttggtttttaaatttttaattcactgtttGACAATGTGCCTTTTTTACTAAATTGTGtcaaaaaataatgaatgtaGGAGTATAAAAAGGTTGGTCAGTTTCTGCTATCTCAGATTCTATATCCTTAAACTTGATAGTGTGAAATGACGTACTTTTCATAAAACCCTTCCAGGTCTGGCTTTGATTGCACAATTACAGTAGCTACTTCTTTACTGCTAATGCTAAATCAAATG includes:
- the SPTY2D1 gene encoding protein SPT2 homolog; amino-acid sequence: MDFRNILVMASEQQGLNSVPKRYSLAVGPPKKVPKVKGVESAAVQAFLRRQEEEKRKKALEERRKKEELLARRIELKHDRKARAMASRTKDNFYGYNGIPVEEKPKKRRTCENVAQAPEAEYAIEDETEQLEYSQTESEHEQEEYEEKPSKVAVKPKAPPKSAPAPLNFAELLRLAEKKQYEPVEIKAVKKVEERPRTAEELREREYLGRKNKRVEMHKKSEKEIKNTGISSSSKKVTSRKESVNAKLNKSSVDKHSTPKGSLLSSMSGTDKKSKAPALTEKHSRSSSSSRFDQMEKTSQNGSLKSSTGSSHSKLPVNGIGKSGSSSHVPPSKPAANGAPRLPSAKESSLKKSAHAKSGNAAALQHGINSNAKRSGSSLGKGGPGHPGGGSSAGPGQSSSSSGMGPGRPGSGLSPGAGRLGSGSAAGPGRPGSSSSPGPGRLGGGSGMGPGRPAGSSSTGPGRPGSSSSMGLGRPGSSLGTGPGRPGISTNAGPGRPGSSTGTGPGRPGVSRSTGPGRPGSSTGTGPGRPGVSPSTGPGRPGGSSLGTGPGRPGVSPSTGPGRPGSSLGTGPGRPGISPSTGAKRPGSSLGTGPGRPGVSPSTGPGRPGSGLGATVKPKCTVVSETISSKNLVTRPSNGQINGMRSFQGHRPVFHPQGLGRPPISYKRQIEDDDDDEYDSEMDDFIEDEGEPQEEISKHIREIFGYDRKRYKDESDYALRYMESSWREQQKEEARSLRLGVQEDLEELRREEEELKRKRQSKKLRTR